The following are encoded together in the Weissella soli genome:
- the acpP gene encoding acyl carrier protein, which produces MEKQEIYDKVVTIVADHFELDSSKVSGELNFLSDIEADSIDFVELVLEMEDAFDTQISDEAAEKLITINNTVDYIFANQK; this is translated from the coding sequence ATGGAGAAGCAAGAAATTTACGATAAGGTCGTTACGATTGTAGCAGACCACTTCGAATTGGATTCAAGCAAAGTTTCTGGTGAGTTGAACTTTCTAAGTGATATTGAAGCGGATTCAATCGACTTTGTTGAGTTGGTACTTGAGATGGAAGATGCATTTGACACTCAGATTTCAGATGAAGCTGCCGAAAAATTGATTACAATCAACAACACAGTTGACTACATTTTTGCTAACCAAAAATAG
- a CDS encoding thiamine diphosphokinase, with translation MERLRLLVGGPKSEWPESLKNGQLAGPWAAADRGALDLVKMGFDPILVVGDFDSIAQNDREMLQDRLPNVVIKTDEIDTDTKWILNLIQTDIKPETLEIYGATGGRMDQLLTNLFMFTEPRFREMATRTKLVDRNNVISFYLPGDYTIVQEPAMKYLGFVALEPVEELNLIDEKYPLLHWTGGPKSFESNEFNGKVNHFSFESGMIAVVQSKDSSVK, from the coding sequence ATGGAGCGCTTGCGTTTGTTGGTCGGTGGTCCCAAATCAGAATGGCCAGAAAGTTTGAAAAACGGGCAGCTGGCGGGGCCTTGGGCAGCTGCGGATCGTGGCGCACTTGATTTGGTAAAAATGGGTTTCGATCCTATTTTGGTGGTTGGTGATTTTGATTCAATTGCTCAAAATGATCGGGAGATGCTCCAAGACCGCCTGCCAAATGTGGTGATTAAAACCGATGAAATTGATACTGATACCAAATGGATTCTTAATTTAATTCAAACTGATATTAAACCGGAAACGCTTGAAATTTATGGCGCTACCGGTGGTCGCATGGATCAACTTCTGACTAATTTATTTATGTTTACGGAACCACGTTTCCGAGAGATGGCCACCCGCACCAAGTTAGTTGATCGGAATAATGTGATTTCATTTTACTTGCCAGGTGACTATACAATTGTGCAAGAACCAGCCATGAAATATCTAGGGTTTGTGGCTCTTGAACCAGTTGAAGAATTAAATTTAATTGATGAAAAGTACCCGTTGTTACACTGGACAGGTGGACCTAAATCTTTTGAATCTAATGAATTTAACGGCAAAGTTAATCATTTTTCATTTGAAAGTGGTATGATAGCAGTTGTGCAAAGTAAAGATAGTTCTGTAAAGTAA
- a CDS encoding Asp23/Gls24 family envelope stress response protein, whose protein sequence is MAVKMQTQHGVIEIDNDVIATIVGGAATDNYGVVGMASQNPLRDGINQVLNGDNFSKGVVVRQTETGISVEVHVIVGYGMKISEISKSVQSRVKNDLNVMLGIVANEVNVTVQGVRLLG, encoded by the coding sequence ATGGCAGTGAAAATGCAAACTCAACACGGGGTTATTGAAATTGATAACGATGTGATTGCAACAATCGTTGGTGGTGCCGCAACAGATAATTACGGTGTTGTTGGTATGGCAAGTCAAAATCCTTTGCGCGACGGGATAAACCAAGTTTTAAATGGTGACAATTTTTCTAAGGGTGTCGTCGTACGTCAAACGGAAACTGGTATTTCAGTTGAGGTGCACGTGATCGTTGGATATGGTATGAAAATTTCAGAAATTTCAAAGAGTGTGCAATCACGTGTCAAGAATGATTTGAATGTGATGCTCGGAATTGTAGCTAACGAAGTTAATGTTACAGTTCAAGGTGTGCGCTTGCTAGGATAA
- the plsX gene encoding phosphate acyltransferase PlsX gives MFKIAVDAMGGDNAPEAIVKGVELARDQMPGVEFLLFGQLDKVKPLVKNAERLQLIQADEVIAMGDEPVKSVRTKKQSSLVLAANAVKAGEADALFSAGNTGALLAAGIFLVGRIKGIDRPALMTILPAFEGEHDAFVMMDVGANAENRPSHLYQYGILGSFYAKEILGYDTPKVGLLNNGSEEDKGDDVHKEAHQLLKHGGAQGYLNFVGNVESREILQGPVDVVVADGFSGNAVLKSIEGTAGELLHLIKQTILHSGLAAKIGGGLLKPSLKGLQDKLDYSKHGGAVVLGVKAPVVKTHGAAGPEAVLSTMLQINTMLEADLVKKVQTFVAEHKEELAARVPGATE, from the coding sequence ATGTTTAAAATTGCGGTTGATGCAATGGGCGGCGACAATGCGCCAGAAGCCATTGTCAAGGGTGTTGAATTGGCCCGTGACCAAATGCCAGGTGTTGAATTCTTGTTGTTTGGTCAATTAGATAAAGTTAAACCATTGGTTAAAAATGCAGAGCGGTTGCAATTAATTCAAGCCGATGAAGTCATCGCGATGGGTGATGAACCAGTGAAGTCGGTGCGGACTAAAAAGCAAAGCTCACTAGTATTAGCGGCCAATGCCGTTAAAGCTGGCGAAGCCGATGCCTTATTTTCAGCCGGTAATACGGGTGCTTTGTTAGCAGCGGGTATTTTCTTGGTGGGACGGATTAAAGGCATTGATCGACCAGCTTTAATGACGATCTTGCCTGCTTTTGAAGGGGAACATGATGCCTTTGTCATGATGGACGTCGGTGCCAATGCTGAAAATCGGCCCTCACACCTTTACCAGTACGGTATTCTGGGCTCATTTTATGCAAAGGAAATATTGGGATACGACACCCCTAAGGTTGGTTTGTTAAACAACGGTTCTGAAGAAGATAAGGGTGACGACGTCCATAAGGAAGCGCATCAGCTGTTGAAGCACGGTGGGGCACAGGGTTATCTGAACTTTGTGGGAAATGTTGAATCCCGCGAAATTCTGCAAGGCCCTGTTGATGTCGTCGTCGCCGATGGGTTCTCAGGTAATGCGGTCCTAAAATCAATTGAGGGCACAGCCGGTGAGCTCTTGCATTTAATCAAGCAAACCATCTTACATTCAGGGTTAGCTGCTAAAATTGGTGGTGGCTTGTTGAAGCCCTCATTAAAAGGCTTGCAAGATAAGTTAGACTACTCAAAACATGGTGGTGCGGTCGTTTTGGGCGTTAAGGCACCGGTCGTAAAAACTCATGGTGCTGCCGGTCCTGAAGCAGTTTTGAGTACCATGCTGCAGATTAATACCATGTTAGAAGCTGACTTGGTAAAGAAAGTACAAACTTTTGTGGCTGAACATAAAGAAGAGTTAGCGGCCCGGGTGCCCGGAGCGACGGAATAA
- the rpe gene encoding ribulose-phosphate 3-epimerase, translating into MAIKVAPSILSADYINLQSDIELIEKAGAEFVHIDVMDGMFVPAISYGPAWVKALRPVTDMVLDVHLMVEQPERYIDVFADAGSDIIGVHYEATPHIHRALQMIKNKGVKAEVVINPGTAVALIEPVLHMVDQVLVMTVNPGFGGQKFLPETLAKITRLAEIKREKGYTYDIEIDGGANDETTALAYQAGATVAVAGSYVFDKVDPAAKIARLKEVTAD; encoded by the coding sequence ATGGCAATTAAAGTTGCACCATCAATTTTGTCAGCAGATTATATCAACTTGCAAAGTGATATTGAACTAATTGAAAAGGCCGGTGCCGAATTTGTCCACATCGATGTGATGGATGGCATGTTTGTGCCAGCTATCTCATACGGTCCAGCATGGGTTAAGGCTTTACGGCCGGTAACCGACATGGTATTGGACGTACACTTGATGGTCGAGCAACCAGAACGTTATATCGACGTCTTTGCGGATGCTGGTTCAGACATTATCGGTGTACACTATGAGGCAACCCCACATATTCATCGGGCCTTACAAATGATTAAAAACAAGGGTGTCAAGGCCGAAGTGGTAATCAACCCAGGCACTGCAGTGGCGTTGATTGAGCCAGTTTTGCATATGGTTGATCAGGTATTAGTGATGACGGTTAATCCTGGCTTTGGGGGGCAAAAGTTTTTGCCTGAAACGCTTGCAAAAATTACCCGGCTAGCAGAAATCAAACGTGAAAAAGGCTACACTTATGATATCGAAATTGACGGGGGCGCCAATGATGAAACGACTGCATTGGCATATCAAGCCGGTGCAACAGTGGCGGTTGCTGGTTCATATGTCTTTGATAAAGTTGATCCAGCTGCCAAGATTGCCCGGTTGAAGGAAGTGACGGCAGACTAA
- the tsaE gene encoding tRNA (adenosine(37)-N6)-threonylcarbamoyltransferase complex ATPase subunit type 1 TsaE translates to MALAKLVTPGDTILLNGDLGAGKTTFTQGFARALGINRPLKSPTFTLVREYQTTNFPLYHLDVYRLGEEGGADELGLEEYFGRDGVAIIEWPEFIKAAWPNDFLTITIARTSNHNEAERVVTLDATGQQSQAILEKLETIWN, encoded by the coding sequence ATGGCACTTGCAAAACTGGTGACACCGGGTGACACCATTTTGTTGAATGGCGATTTAGGTGCAGGTAAGACGACTTTTACGCAAGGATTCGCGCGCGCGCTCGGGATTAATCGCCCCCTCAAGAGTCCAACTTTTACGTTAGTACGTGAATATCAAACCACTAACTTCCCGCTGTATCATCTCGATGTTTATCGGCTTGGTGAAGAAGGCGGGGCCGATGAATTAGGGTTGGAAGAATACTTTGGGCGCGATGGGGTAGCAATCATTGAATGGCCGGAATTTATTAAGGCAGCTTGGCCAAATGATTTTTTAACTATTACAATTGCCCGTACTAGCAATCATAATGAGGCCGAACGGGTGGTAACATTGGACGCAACTGGCCAACAGAGTCAGGCTATTTTGGAGAAACTAGAGACAATATGGAATTAG
- a CDS encoding DAK2 domain-containing protein translates to MEVVKEITNVEFGKMINAAANALKDNADKINKLNVFPVPDGDTGTNMTLSMASGAEYERNETDTKLGVLAQATAKGLLMGARGNSGVILSQIFRGFAAAVKDKEILTARDFADGLMGGAETAYKAVMKPTEGTILTVIREAAAAANKAAKASDNVVVVAEAAYNAAEKALATTPDLLPVLKEVGVVDSGGQGLVIVLEGFYAVLSGQEIQHEAIDNAGLEAMVQQLHNAGVQGALNPADIEFGYCTEMMVDLSNGTTWTEDFDYDTFYNHLVGMGDSLLVINDDEVVKVHVHTEHPGEVFEWGLKFGSLRKTKVDNMRNQQAEAAAAASAIRAQENIAETMMDVDTAVITVATGEGVKKLFKSAGATIVIDGEQAPSTADLVAAIEQSGAKKAILLPNDSNIFMAAEQAQGVAEVPVELVKSRTISQGLTALIVGFNPEGDLTENVTAMTEALGDVKSGSVTTSVRDTTLNGLEIHSGDAIGLLDGDIVVAEPDANIQQAAVALMHKMLDADSELVTIIYGADLTNEAAELLEAAVLEIDEDLEVEIHDGGQPLYPFLISVE, encoded by the coding sequence GTGGAAGTTGTTAAAGAAATTACCAATGTTGAATTTGGTAAAATGATCAACGCTGCAGCGAATGCCTTGAAGGACAATGCTGACAAGATTAATAAATTGAATGTGTTTCCAGTGCCTGATGGCGATACTGGCACAAATATGACTTTGTCAATGGCCTCAGGTGCTGAATATGAGCGTAATGAGACAGACACCAAGCTTGGTGTCTTAGCACAAGCCACAGCTAAAGGTTTGTTGATGGGAGCTCGCGGTAATTCAGGCGTTATCTTGTCACAAATTTTCCGGGGCTTCGCGGCAGCTGTCAAAGATAAAGAAATTTTGACGGCCCGTGATTTTGCTGATGGTTTGATGGGCGGGGCTGAAACAGCCTATAAAGCAGTTATGAAGCCTACCGAAGGAACCATTTTGACAGTTATCCGTGAAGCTGCTGCAGCTGCTAATAAGGCAGCTAAGGCATCGGATAACGTCGTTGTCGTTGCTGAAGCGGCTTATAATGCTGCTGAGAAGGCCCTGGCGACAACCCCAGACTTATTACCTGTGTTAAAGGAAGTTGGTGTTGTTGATTCTGGTGGTCAAGGATTAGTGATCGTCCTTGAAGGTTTTTATGCCGTTTTATCAGGTCAAGAAATTCAACATGAAGCCATTGATAATGCTGGCCTTGAAGCCATGGTACAACAATTGCATAACGCCGGTGTGCAAGGTGCGCTAAATCCTGCTGACATCGAATTTGGCTATTGCACGGAAATGATGGTTGATTTGTCAAACGGGACCACTTGGACTGAAGACTTTGATTATGATACGTTCTATAATCACTTAGTTGGTATGGGTGATTCATTGCTGGTGATCAATGATGATGAAGTAGTTAAGGTTCACGTCCACACTGAACATCCTGGTGAAGTCTTTGAATGGGGCTTGAAGTTTGGTTCATTGCGTAAGACTAAGGTTGATAACATGCGTAATCAACAAGCTGAAGCGGCTGCGGCTGCTAGTGCGATCCGCGCACAAGAAAATATCGCAGAAACGATGATGGATGTTGATACTGCAGTCATTACAGTAGCAACAGGTGAAGGGGTTAAGAAGCTCTTCAAGTCTGCTGGTGCAACGATCGTTATTGATGGGGAGCAAGCCCCTTCAACGGCTGACTTAGTCGCTGCCATTGAACAGTCTGGTGCCAAGAAGGCGATCTTGTTGCCAAATGATTCAAATATCTTTATGGCTGCTGAACAAGCACAAGGAGTGGCTGAAGTACCGGTTGAATTGGTAAAGTCACGGACAATTTCACAAGGATTGACGGCTTTAATTGTTGGCTTCAATCCTGAAGGTGACCTGACCGAAAACGTGACGGCAATGACAGAAGCCCTGGGTGATGTTAAGTCTGGTTCTGTGACGACATCAGTTCGTGATACAACCCTTAATGGACTTGAGATCCATTCTGGCGATGCAATTGGCTTGCTTGATGGCGACATCGTTGTCGCTGAACCTGATGCCAACATTCAACAAGCGGCCGTCGCATTGATGCACAAGATGTTAGATGCTGATTCAGAGTTGGTCACGATTATCTATGGTGCTGATTTGACAAACGAGGCAGCTGAACTGCTTGAAGCGGCTGTACTTGAAATTGATGAAGATTTGGAAGTTGAAATTCATGATGGTGGGCAACCATTGTATCCATTCTTGATTTCAGTTGAATAA
- the rpmB gene encoding 50S ribosomal protein L28, whose translation MAVDAVNGKRTRFGNQRSHALNSSRRSWKPNLQKVTVKINGSAPKKVYLSARTLKAGLKNGSIERV comes from the coding sequence ATGGCAGTTGATGCAGTCAATGGAAAGCGTACTCGCTTTGGTAACCAACGTTCACACGCCTTGAACTCAAGCCGTCGTTCATGGAAGCCAAACTTGCAAAAGGTTACTGTTAAAATTAACGGTTCAGCACCTAAGAAGGTTTACTTGTCAGCCCGTACTTTGAAGGCTGGTTTGAAGAACGGTTCAATCGAACGCGTTTAA
- the recG gene encoding ATP-dependent DNA helicase RecG: MASLTDSIAVLSGVGPKREQALNKLGIYTIADLLMYYPTRYDDLAMKLPSLALDGEKITFKGIVSSAPVVARFGYKKTRVNFRLLVENDNVMVSFFNQPWIVNQLELGQEVAVYGTYDKARQALTGMKVLPKMAEDELQAIYPSSKEVQQRTIKALIEQALGKYQDQMVDLVPTSIQTRYRLMNKHDTVFGMHAPKDGQEAQSARRSASFEEFFLFQMRLQLLKLMDKSNFGRAVMFDNEQLKVFIQKLPFELTAAQKKVVNEILRDMRRPIHMNRLLQGDVGSGKTVVAALAMYAAFTAGMQATLMAPTEILAQQHARTLGDFFDGTEVRVELLTGSTKAAARRQILEDLAMGDIDILVGTHALIQPDIAFRNLGLAVIDEQHRFGVRQRAMLREIGMNPDILAMTATPIPRTLAITAYGEMDVSVIDQLPAGRKQIQTRWLRGNELDKTVQFIKQQLDEGAQAYVVTPLIEESEALDVQNAEAVYADLSHYFAPQYQVGLLHGRLSNQEKETVMSEFKANHYQVLVATTVIEVGVDVPNATVMLILDADRFGLAQLHQLRGRVGRGSRQSYTFLIADPKTQYGIDRMEAMVETTSGFILAQKDLELRGSGDVLGKRQSGVPEFRVGDPVNDLIMMEYAQQEAIELVSDEKWDQQPANQFLADYMSETMGKYRNFD, encoded by the coding sequence ATGGCGAGTTTAACGGACTCAATCGCTGTGCTATCGGGTGTTGGACCGAAGCGTGAACAGGCATTGAATAAATTGGGTATCTACACCATTGCTGACCTCTTAATGTATTATCCAACACGTTACGATGATTTAGCGATGAAGTTGCCATCGTTGGCTCTCGATGGTGAAAAAATCACTTTCAAAGGCATTGTTTCGTCTGCACCAGTTGTCGCACGGTTTGGTTATAAGAAGACGCGGGTTAATTTTCGTTTGCTCGTTGAAAATGATAACGTCATGGTATCGTTCTTTAACCAACCTTGGATTGTTAACCAACTAGAGTTAGGTCAAGAAGTCGCAGTTTACGGGACATACGATAAAGCCAGACAAGCTTTGACGGGGATGAAAGTTTTACCTAAAATGGCTGAAGATGAACTGCAAGCGATTTATCCGTCTTCAAAAGAAGTCCAACAACGCACGATTAAAGCTTTAATTGAGCAGGCACTCGGTAAGTATCAGGATCAAATGGTCGATCTGGTGCCAACATCAATTCAGACCCGTTATCGTTTGATGAATAAACATGATACGGTCTTTGGGATGCACGCACCAAAGGATGGACAAGAAGCGCAGTCAGCACGACGAAGTGCATCATTTGAAGAGTTTTTTTTGTTTCAAATGCGTTTGCAACTGCTGAAGTTAATGGATAAATCGAATTTTGGTCGGGCCGTCATGTTTGATAACGAGCAACTCAAGGTTTTTATTCAAAAATTACCCTTTGAATTAACGGCTGCCCAGAAAAAGGTGGTTAATGAAATATTACGTGATATGCGGCGACCAATTCATATGAATCGTCTCTTACAAGGTGACGTTGGTTCAGGTAAAACAGTGGTGGCGGCGTTGGCCATGTATGCGGCCTTTACGGCGGGTATGCAGGCAACGCTGATGGCACCAACGGAGATTCTCGCGCAGCAGCATGCTAGGACTTTGGGCGATTTTTTTGATGGTACCGAAGTGCGGGTAGAATTATTAACGGGTTCGACCAAAGCCGCGGCTCGTCGCCAAATTCTGGAAGATTTAGCAATGGGTGACATTGATATTCTGGTCGGAACGCATGCATTAATTCAGCCGGATATTGCGTTTAGGAATCTAGGATTAGCGGTGATTGACGAGCAACATCGTTTTGGGGTACGCCAGCGCGCTATGCTGCGTGAAATTGGTATGAACCCAGACATTTTAGCGATGACGGCGACACCCATTCCACGCACATTAGCAATTACCGCATATGGTGAAATGGATGTTTCAGTGATTGACCAACTACCGGCGGGACGTAAACAAATTCAAACCCGCTGGCTACGTGGTAATGAACTTGATAAAACCGTCCAGTTTATCAAACAACAGCTTGATGAGGGTGCTCAGGCTTATGTCGTCACCCCCTTGATCGAAGAGTCTGAAGCCCTGGATGTCCAAAATGCCGAGGCAGTATATGCTGATCTCTCCCACTATTTTGCGCCACAATACCAGGTGGGTTTGTTGCATGGCCGGTTATCAAATCAAGAAAAAGAGACGGTGATGTCTGAATTTAAAGCGAATCATTACCAAGTCCTTGTCGCCACAACTGTGATTGAAGTTGGCGTGGATGTCCCCAATGCGACGGTGATGTTGATATTAGATGCTGATCGCTTCGGCTTGGCCCAATTACACCAATTGCGGGGACGGGTCGGGCGTGGCTCACGGCAATCATATACATTTTTGATTGCCGACCCGAAAACGCAGTATGGGATCGACCGGATGGAGGCCATGGTTGAAACAACGAGCGGCTTTATTTTGGCGCAGAAGGATTTAGAATTACGTGGTTCTGGGGATGTTTTAGGTAAACGTCAATCGGGGGTTCCTGAATTTCGCGTCGGTGACCCCGTCAACGATCTGATTATGATGGAATACGCGCAACAAGAAGCCATTGAATTAGTATCAGATGAAAAATGGGATCAACAACCTGCAAATCAATTTTTGGCTGATTATATGTCTGAAACAATGGGAAAATATCGGAATTTTGATTAA